The sequence CACTATCGCCAGCAAGGAGAAGCCCGGCCACGTGGCGTCGTCGGCCGAGTTGCAGCGCATCTACGAGATGGCCTGAGCCCTCCGGTCAACCGCCCGTCAAGTGCAGGCCGGCATCGGCGAGCAGCGTCTCGCCGGTGACGTGCCGCGCGGCGGGCGAGTTCAGGAACAGCGCGCTACCCGCGATCTCGTTCGGTTGCGCCGCCACTTGCAACAGCGTGCGCTCGGCGATGGAATCGCGGATGCGACCGCGAGCGCTTCCCAACTTGTCGAACCAGGGCGTGTCGATGAAGCCCGGACACAGCGCGTTCACCCTGATCCGCGGAGCCAGCGCCCGCGCCAACGACAGCGCCAGATTGTTGAGCGCGCCTTTTGACGCCGAGTAGGCGATCGACGAACCACCTCCGGTCACACCCGCAATGGACGATACCATGACCACGGCCGCGCGCTCCGATGCCTCCAGCAGCGACTGGGACGCGCGCACCATCTGGTATGGTCCGACCACGTTGACCTTGTAGATGTCGACGAAGTCGTCGCCTGAAAGCGCGCCGAGATCTTCGTACTTGGCCGTTTTGGTCCGACCGGCGTTGTTGAACAGCGCGTCGATCCGGCCCCACGGCGCGGCAGCCGCAGCGATCGCGCGGCAGTCTTCATCGTCCGAGACATCGCCCCGAACCAGCACCGCTTCTGCGCCATGCGCACGCACCATCGCCGCCGTCTCTTCTGCTCCTTCGCGGCTGGTGGCGTAGTTGATGACCACGCAGCGGGCGCCTTGCTCGGCTGCGCCCTGCGCGATCGCTTGGCCGAGGCCCGACGAGGCGCCAGTAACGACCACGACTGTTTCGGCGTACGGTTGGCGCATCATCCCATCTCCTGAAGACCTCGGCCGCCTCGATCAGGCGATGCTGATCTCGCCCGTCTCGAAGAAATTGAGCAGACCGCGGCCCAGCACGTCGATGCCGACCGGAAGTTTCGCCGCGCTCATCGGTTCGGCGAAACAAACCGCGCTCTCGATCAGCAAAATCATCAGGTAACAGCGCGTGCGTTTGGTTTCACGCGTGGCGCCGCTCAGGCCGTCCAGGGAGAAGCCGGGATACCGCGCGCCGAGGATGGCGATGATGCTCTCGCGGTGGTCGCGCACCGGCTCGGCCCATTGCGGATCGATGCTGGCG comes from Novosphingobium sp. 9U and encodes:
- a CDS encoding SDR family NAD(P)-dependent oxidoreductase translates to MRQPYAETVVVVTGASSGLGQAIAQGAAEQGARCVVINYATSREGAEETAAMVRAHGAEAVLVRGDVSDDEDCRAIAAAAAPWGRIDALFNNAGRTKTAKYEDLGALSGDDFVDIYKVNVVGPYQMVRASQSLLEASERAAVVMVSSIAGVTGGGSSIAYSASKGALNNLALSLARALAPRIRVNALCPGFIDTPWFDKLGSARGRIRDSIAERTLLQVAAQPNEIAGSALFLNSPAARHVTGETLLADAGLHLTGG